In Natronoarchaeum philippinense, a single window of DNA contains:
- a CDS encoding DUF4112 domain-containing protein: MEHETAVEDIETEIEDAILGGEAAAIQRIRGVGAVLDDAFRVPGTEMRFGLDPVVSALPVAGDWTMALISLYVVAEAINLGVPRHVLARMVLNIGIDATIGSVPVLGTLFDAGWKANRRNVELVEEHVDADV; encoded by the coding sequence ATGGAACACGAAACGGCGGTCGAAGACATCGAAACCGAGATCGAGGACGCGATCCTCGGCGGCGAGGCAGCGGCGATCCAGCGCATCCGCGGCGTCGGGGCGGTGCTCGACGACGCGTTTCGCGTGCCCGGTACCGAGATGCGGTTCGGACTGGACCCGGTAGTCAGCGCGTTGCCGGTCGCCGGCGACTGGACGATGGCGCTGATCTCGCTGTACGTCGTCGCCGAGGCGATCAACCTCGGCGTCCCGCGGCACGTTCTCGCGCGGATGGTACTCAACATCGGCATTGACGCCACTATCGGCTCGGTCCCGGTGCTCGGGACGCTGTTCGATGCCGGATGGAAGGCCAATCGTCGGAACGTCGAACTCGTCGAGGAACACGTCGACGCCGACGTGTAA